From a single Nostoc edaphicum CCNP1411 genomic region:
- a CDS encoding PAS domain S-box protein, with protein MPNVDKINFQITDNLTVLRQRVAELEQSEIFYQQRQAALEEQLRELKRKLPLEVEDSHIKVVEWQIEKDTSIFINLPIDVAVILQQLQQEIVERQQVEVVLRESEERLRLALDASQMGLWDWNIVTNQVIWSENHEVLFGLLPGSFDGSYEGFLKCVHPEDKPFVIQAIAHTLATQTDYNDEFRIVRSDQSTPWISAKGKFIYDDQGQAVRMIGVCMETTVCKQAEESTRELTTQVQEQANILNAILTASVDHIYIFDRQGCYQYVSSDGATVLGLKPQDIVGKTLPELDLPADLITQVDNQRQAVMKTGQPFKDECKYVTADGVHYYEYILTPLRNVDQTIEGVITVSRDITEHKRAEKSLRESEARFRRLFESNLIGVAFWNVDGLVLDANDAFLQLAGFTRDEFATLDRINWRELTPGEYQDLDDRALLEVQTTGVSKIYEKEYIHRNGKRVPIVLGMALLNDSQEHGVAFVLDITDRKLAEKECDRLLECERTARKQAEIANKIKDEFLAVLSHELRTPLNPILGWSKMLRTRKFDEKTTNHALETIERSAKLQTQLIEDLLDVSRILQGKLNLNICPVNLVMVVEAALETVKLAAEAKSIQIQTIFDANLGQVMGDPNRLQQVVWNLLSNAVKFTPTGGRVEIRLMETANQVQIQVSDTGKGISPDFLPYVFDYFRQSDGTTTRTFGGLGLGLAIVRKVVEMHGGKVQAESSGEESGATFTVDLPLLVRNEQVWREENQSLDCQPESSLLSNTQVLVVDDEPDIRDLVTFILQDYGVEVTAVASAQEALQALSESIPDVLISDIGMPKTDGYMLMREVRSRSPQQGGSVPAIALTAYAGEMNQQQALAAGFQMHISKPVDPDVLVKAIADLINPS; from the coding sequence ATGCCAAATGTTGATAAAATTAACTTTCAAATCACTGATAATTTAACAGTTCTGCGGCAGCGAGTAGCAGAGTTAGAGCAATCAGAAATATTTTATCAACAAAGGCAAGCAGCACTTGAGGAGCAATTAAGAGAACTAAAAAGAAAGCTGCCATTAGAAGTAGAAGATTCCCATATTAAAGTTGTCGAGTGGCAGATTGAGAAGGATACATCCATATTTATAAATCTACCAATAGATGTGGCAGTAATTTTACAACAACTCCAACAAGAAATTGTGGAGCGACAGCAAGTAGAAGTAGTTCTTAGGGAGAGTGAAGAACGGTTGAGGCTAGCTCTAGATGCTTCTCAAATGGGATTGTGGGATTGGAATATTGTTACCAATCAAGTAATTTGGTCGGAAAATCATGAAGTGCTTTTTGGTCTGCTTCCCGGAAGTTTTGACGGTAGTTATGAAGGCTTTTTGAAGTGCGTTCATCCTGAAGATAAGCCATTTGTCATACAAGCGATCGCTCACACTTTGGCAACCCAAACTGATTACAACGATGAATTTCGGATAGTTCGCTCAGACCAAAGTACACCTTGGATTTCTGCCAAGGGAAAATTTATCTATGACGATCAGGGACAAGCGGTGCGAATGATCGGCGTTTGTATGGAAACTACTGTATGCAAGCAAGCTGAAGAAAGTACTCGTGAACTAACTACCCAAGTTCAAGAACAGGCAAATATTTTAAATGCCATTCTCACCGCTTCAGTGGATCACATCTACATCTTTGATCGCCAAGGTTGCTATCAGTATGTCAGTAGTGATGGAGCTACTGTATTAGGTTTAAAACCCCAGGATATTGTCGGAAAAACTTTGCCAGAATTGGATTTACCCGCAGACCTGATAACGCAAGTAGATAATCAACGACAAGCTGTAATGAAAACTGGGCAGCCGTTTAAAGATGAATGTAAATATGTTACTGCTGATGGGGTGCATTATTATGAATATATCCTCACACCATTACGCAATGTTGATCAAACTATTGAAGGCGTAATCACTGTTTCTCGCGATATTACCGAACACAAACGGGCAGAAAAATCATTACGCGAAAGTGAAGCACGATTTCGGCGTTTGTTTGAATCTAATTTGATTGGGGTCGCTTTTTGGAATGTCGATGGCTTGGTTCTGGATGCCAATGATGCCTTTCTCCAACTAGCTGGCTTCACTCGTGATGAGTTTGCCACTTTAGATAGAATTAATTGGAGAGAACTTACTCCTGGCGAGTATCAGGATTTAGACGATCGCGCCCTTTTGGAAGTGCAAACCACTGGAGTTTCCAAAATTTACGAAAAAGAGTATATCCACCGCAACGGAAAGCGAGTACCAATTGTTTTGGGGATGGCCTTGCTGAATGACTCCCAAGAACATGGTGTTGCTTTTGTCTTGGACATTACCGATCGCAAATTGGCTGAAAAAGAATGCGATCGCCTACTAGAATGCGAAAGGACAGCACGTAAACAAGCGGAAATTGCCAACAAAATTAAAGATGAGTTTCTAGCGGTTCTCTCCCATGAACTGCGAACCCCACTCAATCCCATTCTGGGATGGTCGAAAATGCTGCGGACTCGCAAGTTTGATGAAAAAACTACCAACCACGCTTTAGAAACCATTGAACGCAGCGCCAAGTTACAAACCCAGCTAATTGAAGATTTGTTGGATGTGTCTCGCATCCTCCAAGGAAAATTAAACTTGAATATCTGTCCAGTAAACTTGGTAATGGTAGTTGAAGCAGCACTAGAAACAGTAAAACTAGCAGCAGAAGCCAAGTCAATTCAAATTCAGACCATATTTGATGCCAATTTGGGACAAGTTATGGGCGACCCAAATCGACTTCAACAAGTTGTGTGGAATCTACTTTCCAATGCGGTAAAATTTACACCAACAGGAGGACGGGTAGAAATTCGACTCATGGAAACTGCTAACCAGGTTCAAATTCAGGTCAGCGATACAGGTAAGGGAATTAGCCCAGACTTTTTGCCTTATGTGTTCGATTACTTTCGTCAATCTGATGGCACTACGACACGGACATTTGGTGGACTAGGTTTAGGATTAGCGATCGTGCGTAAGGTTGTAGAAATGCATGGGGGAAAAGTTCAAGCCGAAAGTTCTGGAGAAGAATCGGGTGCAACTTTCACTGTTGATCTACCGCTTTTAGTCAGAAATGAACAGGTTTGGCGTGAGGAAAATCAGTCTTTAGATTGTCAGCCGGAATCCTCGCTTCTTTCAAACACTCAAGTTCTGGTTGTGGATGATGAACCAGATATCCGCGATTTAGTCACCTTCATTTTGCAAGACTACGGTGTAGAAGTAACCGCCGTAGCATCAGCACAGGAAGCACTACAAGCGCTTTCTGAGTCGATCCCAGATGTTTTAATTAGTGATATTGGAATGCCAAAGACAGACGGTTATATGCTGATGCGTGAAGTGCGATCGCGATCGCCCCAACAAGGAGGAAGCGTACCAGCGATCGCTCTGACAGCTTATGCGGGGGAAATGAATCAGCAGCAAGCATTAGCAGCAGGATTTCAAATGCATATTTCTAAACCAGTAGATCCAGATGTATTGGTAAAGGCGATCGCTGATTTGATTAATCCAAGCTAA
- a CDS encoding ureidoglycolate lyase, translating to MSISKTVQQLQLEWVTSENFQRYGQVIFASLDGKSYDGEDAQLNLQNGIPRFYIMRLEKRGRKFHKITRHLQCTQCLGSLEGKDWLIAVCPPDNDVNEPTLEEMAAFRIPGNCFIKLHEGTWHAGPYFDHEAVDFYNLELADTNMVDHFTHDFLKSHQLEFEMV from the coding sequence ATGAGCATATCAAAAACAGTGCAACAATTGCAGTTAGAATGGGTGACTTCTGAAAACTTTCAGCGTTATGGACAGGTGATTTTTGCAAGTCTTGATGGCAAAAGTTACGATGGAGAAGATGCCCAATTAAACCTGCAAAACGGGATTCCACGATTTTATATTATGCGGTTGGAAAAGAGAGGGCGAAAGTTTCACAAAATTACTCGCCATCTGCAATGCACTCAATGTCTGGGTTCTTTGGAAGGGAAGGATTGGTTAATTGCAGTTTGTCCTCCTGATAATGATGTGAATGAACCAACATTAGAAGAGATGGCTGCTTTCCGGATTCCGGGGAATTGTTTTATTAAGCTACATGAGGGTACTTGGCACGCTGGCCCCTATTTTGACCATGAAGCTGTGGATTTTTATAATTTGGAATTAGCTGATACAAATATGGTGGATCATTTCACCCATGATTTTCTTAAGAGTCATCAATTAGAGTTTGAGATGGTTTAG
- a CDS encoding RpoD/SigA family RNA polymerase sigma factor translates to MSNLTSPPTEVQKTKKKSLAADKKPRVTDDIVRSYLQEIGRVDLLTREQEVIFAQQVQQMMNLLAAKEELAVKLNHEPTLQEWADQLESSVEVLKQQLSQGHQAKQKMIQANLRLVVAVAKKYQHRNLEFMDLIQEGTLGLERGVDKFDPALGYKFSTYAYWWIRQGITRAIAQQGRTIRLPIHVFEKLNKIKRVQRELSQQLGRVPTTAEIASALSLTPSQVRECLYLARQPFSLEARVGEQQDTELQDILEDDGPSPEDYAVEESLHQDLQDLLAKLSPQQREILTLRFGLTDGYELSLAQIGDRMGISRERVRQIEQKALSLLRRQKEQVRSYLAS, encoded by the coding sequence ATGAGCAACTTAACATCTCCACCTACCGAAGTTCAAAAAACGAAGAAAAAAAGTTTAGCCGCAGATAAAAAGCCTCGAGTTACAGATGATATTGTGCGTAGTTATCTGCAAGAGATCGGGCGTGTAGATTTGTTGACTCGCGAACAAGAGGTTATTTTTGCCCAACAGGTGCAGCAAATGATGAATTTATTAGCTGCTAAGGAAGAATTGGCTGTGAAATTAAATCACGAACCAACGCTGCAAGAATGGGCAGATCAGTTGGAGTCTAGTGTTGAGGTGTTAAAGCAACAGCTAAGTCAAGGACACCAAGCCAAGCAGAAAATGATTCAGGCTAATCTCCGGTTAGTGGTAGCAGTGGCGAAGAAATACCAGCACCGCAACTTGGAATTTATGGATTTAATTCAAGAAGGTACTTTAGGTTTAGAGCGAGGAGTGGATAAATTTGATCCCGCTCTTGGTTATAAGTTTTCAACCTACGCTTACTGGTGGATTCGTCAAGGAATTACACGAGCGATCGCTCAACAAGGACGGACAATTCGTTTACCTATCCACGTCTTTGAGAAACTGAACAAAATTAAACGGGTGCAGCGAGAATTATCTCAACAGTTGGGCCGCGTTCCCACTACTGCGGAAATTGCCAGCGCGTTATCTTTGACACCCAGCCAAGTTAGAGAGTGTTTGTACTTGGCCCGCCAACCTTTCTCCTTAGAGGCGCGAGTTGGTGAACAACAGGATACAGAATTGCAGGACATACTGGAGGATGATGGCCCTTCTCCCGAAGACTATGCTGTTGAAGAATCTCTGCATCAAGACTTACAAGACTTGTTAGCAAAGCTGTCTCCCCAGCAGCGAGAAATATTAACCTTGCGCTTTGGTCTTACTGATGGCTATGAACTTTCTTTAGCACAGATTGGCGATCGCATGGGTATTAGTCGAGAACGGGTGCGCCAGATAGAGCAAAAAGCTCTCAGTCTCCTCCGACGCCAAAAGGAACAAGTACGTAGTTATCTAGCTAGCTAA
- a CDS encoding GumC family protein → MTMESLPNFEEVNIQKYLEVIQRRWLPLVGIFSIAVTFGCLYAFSLKPSYKAEGSLMIKTNRSSSLTGLPQDIGRLEALNVNDNPLETQVRVIGSNPVIEKTINSLKLKDSQGKPLSIPVLAEQLKIEGIKGTDVVQLSYKGGDPELAAKIVNEVIDSYIDLNIKANQNEALTAKQVLVTEVPKAEEIVRRAESKLRLFKETNKIVVLEQEATAAVDTISKLGNQISQALAQLDDVKGRLEQLRSEAQVDSQQGVIASDLSQAPGVQKVLIQLQETESQLALERTRFEPEHPTITNLEEKVTALKSLLKERVGQVAGTAQITEGSLQVGQLRQSLIADITRAQAQRVGLERQIGTLLRQQDAYIKRANNLPRLEQSQRELERKLQAAQTTYETLLKKRQEIDVAQNQKIPNARVISYALIPDKAEGPRKILFIVGGGGIGLFLGIIVAFGLDLIDRSVKTVKEAKEVLRYSVLGVIPTQGRNAKDPSSIAGLDRAIPKIIGRDIPYFPVGNAYQILQVNLKFLCSDKPLKSIVITSSVAKEGKSDVSANLAVTMAQAGRRVLLVDADMRHPIQHHIWGLPNAMGLSNVIIGQASLDTVVQEVMPNLEVLTSGVLPPNPVAMLDSQRMATLISSFGRDYDLVIFDTPPLSGIADAAVLSTLTDGILLVVRPGVVDLNSANAAKEFLTQSGQKVLGIVINGVNTKNEPNNYFYDNKKRQIEQDLVSSSLTKFSKER, encoded by the coding sequence ATGACAATGGAATCTTTACCCAACTTTGAAGAAGTAAATATTCAAAAATACTTAGAAGTTATACAACGGCGCTGGTTACCTCTAGTAGGAATTTTTAGCATAGCTGTTACCTTTGGATGCTTGTATGCATTTTCATTAAAACCCTCATACAAAGCAGAAGGAAGTTTGATGATTAAAACAAATCGATCTTCCTCACTCACAGGGTTACCGCAAGACATAGGACGCCTAGAGGCTTTGAATGTAAACGACAATCCTCTGGAAACTCAGGTGAGGGTTATTGGATCAAATCCAGTGATTGAGAAAACAATTAATTCCCTCAAGCTCAAAGATAGTCAAGGCAAACCCTTATCGATTCCCGTCCTGGCAGAACAACTAAAAATAGAAGGAATCAAAGGTACTGATGTTGTACAACTTTCTTATAAAGGCGGCGATCCAGAACTGGCTGCCAAAATCGTCAATGAAGTTATCGACAGTTATATCGACCTAAATATCAAGGCTAATCAGAATGAAGCATTGACAGCCAAACAAGTTCTCGTAACGGAAGTACCCAAAGCTGAGGAAATTGTCAGAAGAGCCGAATCAAAACTGCGACTATTTAAAGAAACGAATAAAATTGTTGTCCTGGAACAAGAAGCAACCGCAGCGGTCGATACGATTTCCAAGTTAGGAAACCAAATTTCTCAAGCTTTAGCTCAATTAGATGATGTCAAAGGTCGTTTGGAACAGTTACGTAGTGAAGCTCAAGTAGATTCACAGCAAGGTGTCATCGCATCTGACTTGAGTCAAGCACCTGGGGTTCAAAAAGTGCTTATTCAACTTCAAGAAACAGAAAGTCAACTAGCACTAGAGCGAACTCGTTTTGAACCTGAACACCCTACAATCACTAACTTAGAAGAAAAGGTCACAGCTCTTAAAAGCTTGCTAAAAGAGCGGGTAGGACAAGTAGCGGGTACAGCGCAGATAACAGAGGGAAGTTTACAGGTTGGACAACTGCGCCAAAGCCTAATTGCAGATATTACTCGTGCTCAGGCACAACGGGTTGGTCTAGAAAGACAAATTGGCACACTCTTGCGACAGCAAGATGCCTACATCAAACGAGCAAATAATTTGCCAAGGCTAGAACAAAGCCAACGAGAGCTAGAACGGAAACTGCAAGCGGCTCAAACGACTTACGAAACACTCTTAAAGAAACGCCAAGAAATTGATGTTGCACAGAATCAAAAGATTCCTAATGCTCGTGTGATTTCCTATGCCTTAATTCCCGATAAAGCAGAAGGACCTCGCAAAATCTTATTTATTGTTGGTGGAGGGGGAATTGGTCTTTTCTTAGGTATCATTGTCGCCTTTGGTTTAGACTTAATAGACCGCTCGGTGAAGACCGTCAAAGAAGCTAAAGAAGTCTTGAGATATAGTGTTTTAGGAGTAATTCCGACACAAGGCAGAAATGCTAAAGATCCTTCTTCTATAGCAGGACTCGATAGAGCTATTCCCAAAATTATTGGCAGAGATATTCCTTACTTCCCTGTTGGTAATGCATACCAAATACTACAAGTTAACTTGAAGTTTCTCTGTTCTGATAAACCGCTCAAAAGCATTGTAATTACAAGTTCCGTTGCCAAAGAAGGAAAGTCTGACGTATCTGCAAATCTAGCTGTGACTATGGCTCAGGCAGGGCGTCGGGTATTATTGGTGGATGCAGATATGCGTCATCCCATACAGCATCATATCTGGGGGCTACCAAATGCAATGGGACTAAGCAATGTAATTATTGGACAAGCATCTTTAGATACGGTAGTACAAGAAGTGATGCCTAATCTTGAGGTTCTTACTTCTGGAGTTTTACCTCCCAATCCAGTTGCAATGCTAGATTCTCAACGCATGGCAACATTAATTAGTAGCTTTGGAAGAGATTATGATCTGGTAATATTTGATACTCCTCCTCTGTCGGGAATAGCAGATGCTGCTGTTCTAAGCACACTCACTGACGGTATCTTATTAGTTGTTCGTCCTGGAGTAGTTGACCTTAACAGTGCGAATGCAGCTAAAGAGTTTTTAACTCAGTCAGGTCAGAAGGTATTAGGGATAGTTATCAATGGTGTGAATACTAAAAATGAACCTAATAATTATTTTTATGACAATAAGAAACGACAAATTGAACAAGATTTAGTATCTAGCAGCCTAACAAAATTTTCCAAAGAGCGTTAA
- a CDS encoding glycosyltransferase family 2 protein — MDKNKIKTSCLINNYNYAEFLSEAVDSALNQTVKFDEIIIVDDASTDNSVEVITKFTQVANVKSVLKEKNQGQLSSFNEGFLAATGDIIFFLDADDIYEPQYLETALNFYKRRSECDFVFCAYKKFGALEEIFQADAIDLDLGYSVIRTLYSGEWIGSITSTLSIRKEIIRKFLPIPNVEDWRVRADDCLVWGASLVGAKKFYISKPLVMYRIHKSNQYHNKIFLDIDNNYEYKRFWKRNSLFNYILQKNNLSLPLLLAFTSLNELKTIPCPKYQDFISYLKIIFLFEHNFFWKIKGIVFLFSYFLKTLMTGKLKVL, encoded by the coding sequence ATGGATAAAAATAAAATAAAAACATCTTGTTTAATTAATAATTACAATTATGCTGAATTTCTCTCAGAGGCGGTTGATAGCGCTTTAAATCAAACAGTTAAATTTGATGAAATTATTATTGTTGATGACGCATCCACAGATAATTCAGTAGAAGTCATAACCAAATTTACTCAAGTAGCTAATGTTAAATCTGTCTTGAAAGAAAAAAATCAAGGACAACTATCATCATTCAACGAAGGTTTTTTAGCTGCAACTGGAGACATTATATTTTTTTTAGATGCCGATGATATTTATGAACCTCAATATTTAGAAACAGCATTAAATTTTTATAAGAGACGTAGTGAATGTGATTTTGTTTTTTGTGCGTATAAAAAATTTGGAGCATTAGAAGAAATATTTCAAGCTGATGCTATCGATTTAGATTTGGGTTATTCAGTAATCAGAACTTTATATAGTGGTGAATGGATTGGCTCCATAACTTCAACATTATCAATCCGTAAAGAAATAATTAGAAAATTTTTGCCTATTCCAAATGTAGAAGATTGGCGTGTAAGGGCTGATGACTGTCTGGTATGGGGAGCTTCTTTGGTAGGAGCTAAAAAGTTTTATATATCTAAACCTTTAGTGATGTATAGAATACATAAAAGTAATCAGTATCATAACAAAATTTTTTTAGACATAGATAACAACTATGAGTATAAGAGATTCTGGAAACGCAATTCCTTATTTAATTACATTCTGCAAAAAAATAATTTGAGTTTACCATTATTATTGGCTTTCACATCTCTAAATGAGTTAAAAACAATACCATGTCCAAAATATCAAGATTTTATTTCATATTTGAAAATAATATTTTTGTTTGAGCATAACTTTTTTTGGAAAATAAAAGGCATTGTTTTCTTATTTAGCTATTTTTTGAAAACTTTGATGACTGGGAAATTAAAAGTATTGTAG
- a CDS encoding flippase: MLSKLKIKNLSKLKSRSGLRAIIANTSWLFADRILRMGASLVVGVWIARYLGVQQYGVFNYALAFVTLFSPIFTLGLDDVVVRHLVRQSSNKEEILGTTFWLKLLGGIASVLLAVSTMFFLGEQETLKIWLVAILAMAGIFRAADTIELWFQSQVQSKYTVIAKNTAFLLNSAIKIGLILTKAPLLAFAWVTLAEFAMSAIGLLIVYQVKGSSLWLWRWSFSAAKTLLKESLPLIFSGFAILIFMKIDQVMLGQMIGNSEVGVYTAAVRVSEIWYFIPGAIVSSVAPAIYAAKEKSESLYYQRIGQLLSLMTCISLAIALPMSFLSDKIIMVMFGSGYAEAGSILAVHIWTSLFVFMGLATSPWFIAEGLNHVSLGKTLFGAILNIILNLFLIPKYAGLGAAIATIISQAAAAFVCNAFDPRTQKIFKIQVRSLIPFYKY, from the coding sequence ATGTTAAGTAAACTAAAAATTAAAAACTTATCAAAACTTAAATCTCGTTCTGGACTGCGTGCAATTATTGCCAATACAAGTTGGTTGTTTGCTGACCGTATTCTACGTATGGGTGCAAGCTTAGTCGTAGGAGTATGGATAGCACGCTACTTAGGAGTACAGCAGTATGGTGTCTTTAACTATGCTTTAGCTTTTGTTACCTTATTTAGCCCAATTTTCACTCTAGGACTGGACGACGTAGTAGTTCGCCATCTTGTGCGTCAATCATCAAACAAAGAGGAAATTTTAGGAACTACTTTTTGGCTAAAGTTGCTGGGTGGAATTGCTTCTGTCTTATTGGCAGTTAGCACTATGTTTTTCTTAGGTGAGCAGGAAACACTGAAGATATGGCTAGTTGCAATTTTAGCAATGGCAGGAATTTTTAGGGCGGCTGATACTATTGAACTGTGGTTTCAATCACAGGTGCAGTCAAAATACACTGTGATTGCTAAGAACACAGCGTTTCTGCTAAATAGTGCTATCAAAATCGGACTAATTTTAACAAAAGCACCATTGTTAGCTTTTGCTTGGGTAACATTAGCAGAATTTGCGATGAGTGCAATTGGATTGCTGATTGTTTACCAAGTCAAAGGGTCTTCGTTGTGGTTATGGCGTTGGAGTTTTTCTGCTGCCAAAACTCTTCTGAAAGAGAGTTTACCTCTCATTTTTTCGGGGTTCGCTATCCTGATTTTTATGAAAATAGATCAGGTGATGTTAGGCCAAATGATCGGAAATAGTGAGGTTGGAGTTTATACTGCTGCTGTTAGGGTTTCTGAAATTTGGTATTTTATTCCGGGGGCTATTGTTTCTTCTGTTGCTCCTGCAATTTACGCAGCTAAGGAAAAGTCTGAAAGTCTTTACTATCAGCGAATTGGACAATTACTCAGTCTAATGACATGTATATCTTTGGCAATTGCTCTTCCAATGTCATTTCTGTCTGACAAGATAATTATGGTGATGTTTGGAAGTGGATATGCAGAAGCAGGATCAATATTAGCAGTTCATATTTGGACTTCTTTGTTTGTATTTATGGGTCTAGCAACATCACCTTGGTTTATTGCTGAAGGTTTGAACCACGTTTCTTTAGGTAAGACTTTGTTTGGGGCAATCCTAAATATTATTCTTAACTTATTCCTTATTCCTAAGTATGCAGGACTTGGGGCTGCGATCGCAACAATCATCTCTCAAGCTGCTGCTGCTTTTGTGTGCAACGCATTTGACCCAAGAACACAAAAAATATTTAAAATTCAGGTGCGATCGCTTATTCCTTTTTACAAGTATTGA
- a CDS encoding glycosyltransferase family 2 protein: METPVTFIVFKRPQTTEKVFEAIRQAKPTKLFVIADGPRTDREDEAEKCEATRAIIERVDWDCEVIKNYSDVNLGCAKRVSSGLDWVFNNVEETIILEDDCIPHPTFFRFSEELLAKYRNDTRIATISAQNLQFGRKRTNYSYYLSRYNHCWGWASWRRAWQHYDLTIKLWKEVQAENLLHDILVDPKAVSYWRRIFQSVYNNPTGITWDYQWTFACWIQGSLSVIPNVNLISNVGVGADATHFTSNQEFSFINMSMQAMEFPLKHPPFIVRNIEADNFTQKTVYKATALDIFKEEVKKRLNYSTIKK, from the coding sequence ATGGAAACACCAGTAACTTTTATTGTTTTTAAGCGCCCACAAACAACAGAGAAAGTTTTTGAAGCTATTCGCCAAGCCAAACCAACAAAACTTTTTGTAATTGCAGATGGCCCACGCACTGACCGTGAAGATGAAGCAGAAAAGTGTGAAGCGACTCGGGCAATTATTGAGAGAGTTGATTGGGACTGTGAAGTTATCAAAAATTATTCTGATGTCAACTTAGGTTGTGCCAAACGAGTCTCTAGTGGTTTAGATTGGGTATTTAATAATGTTGAAGAGACAATTATTTTAGAAGATGATTGTATCCCTCACCCAACATTTTTTAGATTTAGTGAAGAACTGTTAGCAAAATATAGAAATGATACCCGAATCGCCACAATCTCGGCTCAAAATCTTCAGTTTGGACGAAAACGCACAAATTATAGTTACTATTTATCTCGTTACAATCATTGTTGGGGCTGGGCAAGTTGGAGACGTGCTTGGCAACATTATGATTTGACGATCAAACTCTGGAAAGAGGTGCAAGCAGAAAACCTTTTACATGATATTCTTGTAGACCCAAAAGCAGTAAGTTATTGGCGACGAATATTTCAGTCTGTTTATAACAATCCTACAGGTATAACCTGGGATTACCAATGGACATTTGCTTGCTGGATACAGGGTAGCTTAAGCGTTATTCCCAACGTCAATTTAATCTCTAATGTTGGTGTTGGTGCAGACGCGACTCACTTCACTTCCAACCAAGAATTTTCGTTCATTAATATGTCCATGCAAGCGATGGAATTTCCCTTAAAACATCCACCGTTTATTGTGAGGAATATAGAGGCAGATAATTTTACGCAGAAAACAGTTTATAAAGCAACTGCATTGGATATTTTCAAAGAGGAAGTAAAGAAAAGATTGAATTACTCAACCATAAAAAAATAG